From Synoicihabitans lomoniglobus, the proteins below share one genomic window:
- a CDS encoding ABC transporter substrate-binding protein, with protein MKLRFAFLSACLAAIFVWTGCSKSTPAADDATAPLKVGFAQTGAESAWRTANTNSLRNEAAKRGIDLKFADGQSKQENQIRAVRSFIAQDVDAIVIAPIVETGWDPVLREAQRANIPVIIMDRSVQTEDESLYVAFIGSDFYEEGRMAADWLAAHAGGRTKIVELQGEPGSAAANERRKAFADAIAKHPEFKIIDSQTGNFRRAEGKTVMEAMLKTHGNDIEIVYAHNDDMALGAIQAIEEAGKTPGKDILIVSIDAIKEAVQAVADGRINCTVECNPLFGPKIYDTIEQVLAGQPVEKKMYNQDELFDATNAAAALPSRQY; from the coding sequence ATGAAACTTCGCTTTGCTTTTCTCTCGGCGTGCCTTGCCGCCATCTTCGTCTGGACCGGTTGCAGCAAATCAACGCCCGCTGCTGACGACGCCACCGCCCCGCTCAAAGTCGGGTTTGCCCAAACCGGGGCCGAAAGTGCCTGGCGCACGGCCAACACCAACTCCCTGCGCAACGAGGCCGCCAAGCGCGGCATCGACCTCAAATTCGCCGACGGTCAATCCAAGCAGGAGAACCAGATCCGCGCCGTGCGCTCGTTCATCGCGCAGGATGTCGATGCGATCGTCATCGCCCCGATCGTCGAAACCGGCTGGGACCCCGTGCTGCGCGAAGCCCAACGCGCCAACATTCCCGTGATCATCATGGACCGCTCCGTCCAGACCGAAGACGAGTCCCTCTACGTCGCCTTCATCGGTTCCGATTTCTACGAGGAAGGCCGCATGGCCGCCGACTGGCTCGCCGCCCACGCCGGGGGTCGCACCAAGATCGTCGAGCTCCAGGGCGAACCCGGCTCCGCCGCCGCCAACGAGCGCCGCAAGGCCTTTGCCGACGCCATCGCGAAACATCCGGAGTTCAAAATCATCGACTCCCAAACCGGCAACTTCCGCCGCGCCGAGGGCAAGACCGTCATGGAAGCCATGCTCAAGACCCACGGCAACGATATCGAAATCGTCTACGCTCACAACGACGACATGGCCCTCGGCGCCATCCAGGCCATCGAGGAAGCCGGCAAGACCCCCGGCAAGGACATCCTCATCGTCTCCATCGACGCCATCAAAGAGGCCGTTCAAGCCGTCGCCGACGGCCGCATCAACTGCACCGTTGAATGCAATCCCCTCTTCGGTCCCAAGATTTACGACACCATCGAGCAGGTCCTCGCCGGCCAGCCCGTGGAGAAGAAAATGTATAACCAGGACGAACTGTTCGACGCCACCAACGCCGCCGCCGCGTTGCCCAGTCGCCAGTATTGA
- a CDS encoding alpha/beta hydrolase, translated as MTLSKTFRNLAKSAALVTVLAFTTSTQAQDGTILPLDAPAEPNAILLGTGGVENQPATESWFRQWGEPMVRNVTVATLTPYLPDPAKANGTAVLVAPGGGFRWLSINNEGWKIAKALNDQGVAAFVLKYRLIPTPPTLEGLKASMNRTMAAAAPSNDESTEEAPPPPRPTRNLDNQQADAEAAYAMIVSRAEEWGIDTDRIGMMGFSAGAGLTMHCTLHSETMKLAFIAPIYGGMGPVEVPENAPPLFTAIAANDFLFNGEFGLIKSWYDAGKPVEFHLYQDGGHGFGMGYPGHPTYWWFEVFTHWLDHNKYLVPSTAP; from the coding sequence ATGACCCTATCCAAAACATTTCGAAACCTCGCCAAGTCAGCCGCCTTGGTCACCGTGCTCGCTTTCACGACCTCAACTCAGGCGCAGGACGGCACCATCCTTCCGCTCGATGCCCCGGCCGAGCCCAACGCCATCCTGCTCGGCACCGGCGGTGTGGAGAATCAACCCGCCACCGAGAGCTGGTTCCGCCAGTGGGGCGAACCCATGGTGCGCAACGTGACGGTGGCGACCCTCACGCCCTACCTGCCCGATCCGGCCAAAGCCAATGGCACGGCCGTGCTCGTGGCCCCCGGCGGCGGCTTCCGCTGGCTGTCGATCAACAACGAAGGATGGAAAATCGCCAAGGCGCTGAACGATCAAGGTGTCGCGGCCTTCGTCCTGAAATACCGCTTGATCCCCACCCCGCCGACCCTTGAGGGACTCAAGGCTTCCATGAATCGCACCATGGCTGCGGCGGCCCCGTCTAACGACGAGTCCACGGAGGAAGCACCGCCGCCGCCCCGCCCCACCCGGAACCTCGACAATCAACAAGCCGACGCCGAGGCCGCCTACGCCATGATCGTCTCACGCGCCGAGGAATGGGGGATTGATACCGATCGCATCGGTATGATGGGTTTCTCCGCCGGTGCCGGGCTGACCATGCATTGCACGCTTCACTCCGAGACCATGAAGCTCGCCTTCATCGCCCCGATCTACGGCGGCATGGGTCCGGTCGAAGTGCCGGAGAACGCACCGCCTCTGTTCACGGCCATCGCCGCCAACGACTTTCTCTTCAACGGCGAGTTCGGGCTGATCAAGTCGTGGTATGACGCCGGCAAGCCGGTCGAGTTTCACCTCTACCAGGACGGTGGCCACGGTTTCGGCATGGGCTACCCGGGCCACCCCACCTACTGGTGGTTCGAGGTCTTCACCCACTGGCTCGACCACAACAAATACCTCGTGCCCTCGACCGCCCCATAG
- a CDS encoding ExbD/TolR family protein produces MMKTTRSDSRYNAVTIDLAPMIDCVFILLIFFIVTSVFVEDPGIEVERPDTRGEAITDRNALLIAISAEDAVFFDGQQVRIDQVASVLRQASFSDDATVIIRADRRSSHGIFASVYAEAKRAGLEHVQFATSRLGSGN; encoded by the coding sequence ATGATGAAAACCACTCGCTCCGACTCGCGCTACAACGCGGTCACCATCGATCTGGCGCCCATGATCGACTGCGTGTTCATCCTGCTGATCTTCTTCATCGTCACCAGCGTGTTCGTCGAGGACCCCGGCATCGAAGTGGAACGTCCCGACACGCGCGGTGAGGCCATCACCGATCGCAACGCACTGCTCATCGCCATTTCGGCCGAGGACGCTGTCTTCTTCGACGGGCAACAGGTCCGGATCGATCAGGTCGCCTCGGTATTGCGCCAGGCGTCCTTCAGCGATGATGCCACCGTCATCATCCGCGCCGACCGACGCTCCAGTCACGGCATCTTCGCCAGCGTCTACGCTGAGGCCAAACGGGCCGGCCTGGAACACGTCCAATTCGCCACCTCCCGTCTCGGTTCCGGCAACTGA
- a CDS encoding alpha/beta hydrolase — protein MNTMLRHLLCGYVLTTAVPGFAQENPAEVSPDRARANFARPIVLEDDDVRAFSDAPAGFTTARPDIPHGVLESFSYESEVTGTVRHANVYLPPDYTADRKYPVLYLLHGIGGDETEWIRFASPSVMLDNLIADEKAPPMIIVMPNGRALADDRAEGNPFTPEKVEGFARFERDLLDYLIPAIEAKYSTATDREHRALAGLSMGGGQTFNFGLGHLDTFAWIGAFSSAPNTKPPAVLVPDPAAARQQLKLLYISCGNQDGLINFSQDVHRYLRDHDVPHIWNVDDHGHDPVTWSSNLYHFAQRIFR, from the coding sequence ATGAATACCATGCTTCGCCACCTGCTGTGCGGCTACGTCCTCACCACCGCCGTCCCCGGGTTTGCCCAAGAAAACCCCGCCGAGGTTTCCCCGGATCGCGCTCGCGCCAACTTCGCCCGCCCCATCGTGCTCGAGGACGATGACGTGCGCGCTTTCTCCGACGCCCCCGCCGGCTTCACCACCGCGCGTCCCGACATCCCCCACGGCGTCCTGGAATCATTCAGCTACGAGTCCGAGGTCACCGGCACCGTGCGCCACGCGAACGTGTATCTGCCTCCCGACTACACCGCCGACCGGAAGTATCCCGTGCTTTACCTGTTGCACGGCATTGGCGGCGACGAAACCGAGTGGATCCGCTTCGCCTCTCCCTCCGTCATGCTCGACAACTTGATCGCCGACGAGAAAGCCCCGCCGATGATCATCGTGATGCCCAACGGTCGAGCCTTGGCCGACGACCGTGCCGAGGGCAATCCCTTCACCCCCGAAAAGGTCGAAGGCTTCGCCCGGTTCGAACGCGATCTGCTCGATTACCTCATCCCCGCCATCGAGGCAAAATACTCCACCGCGACCGATCGTGAGCACCGCGCCTTGGCCGGCCTCTCCATGGGCGGCGGCCAGACCTTCAACTTCGGGCTCGGCCACCTCGACACCTTCGCTTGGATCGGCGCATTTTCCTCCGCGCCCAATACCAAGCCACCCGCCGTTCTCGTGCCGGATCCCGCGGCCGCCCGCCAGCAGCTCAAGCTGCTCTACATTTCCTGCGGCAATCAGGATGGGTTGATCAATTTCTCCCAGGATGTGCACCGCTATCTGCGGGATCACGACGTTCCCCACATTTGGAATGTCGACGACCACGGCCATGATCCTGTTACGTGGAGCAGCAACCTCTACCACTTCGCCCAACGTATCTTCCGCTAA
- a CDS encoding MotA/TolQ/ExbB proton channel family protein has translation MNILWDLLQQGGPVMVPLMLLSVLLYERCFGLYFMVRRANRRLRGDDVAGLETLTDVRMLRLELSEKFQQHRFVVSTLIAAAPLMGLLGTVTGMISTFQSLVDRSGQKSFEGLADGISVALITTETGLAIAIPAVILLHFAHRHQQHGEQSLVKRESILMEAA, from the coding sequence ATGAACATCCTGTGGGATCTTTTGCAGCAGGGCGGTCCGGTGATGGTGCCGCTCATGCTATTGTCCGTGCTGCTCTACGAGCGGTGTTTCGGACTCTACTTCATGGTCCGCCGCGCCAACCGCCGCCTCCGGGGCGACGACGTGGCGGGTCTCGAAACCCTCACGGATGTGCGCATGCTGCGCCTCGAGTTGTCGGAAAAATTTCAACAGCACCGCTTCGTCGTCAGCACCCTCATTGCCGCCGCTCCGCTGATGGGCTTGCTCGGCACTGTGACCGGTATGATCAGCACGTTCCAAAGCCTCGTCGATCGCAGCGGGCAAAAATCATTCGAGGGGTTGGCCGACGGTATTTCGGTCGCCCTCATCACCACGGAGACCGGCCTCGCGATCGCGATTCCGGCCGTGATCCTGCTCCACTTTGCCCACCGCCACCAACAACACGGCGAACAGAGTCTGGTGAAACGCGAAAGCATCTTAATGGAGGCCGCCTGA
- a CDS encoding SET domain-containing protein: MQTLPSQALEAREESSIHGSGVYARQAIADGDFITEYTGEIIDLPEAIKREKARQERKARGEECCDYLYLVDDDMIIDGRDSGNVARLINHSCEANCRSDVLDDRVWIIAAQDIAAGEELTFDYSYTFRDGLGHPCRCGAASCLGYIVAKHQRWRVRRWLKQQPEFARPTQALPQRRRRAKIAGKES; encoded by the coding sequence ATGCAAACGCTGCCGTCCCAGGCTCTCGAGGCGCGAGAGGAATCATCCATCCACGGCAGCGGGGTGTATGCGCGGCAAGCGATCGCGGACGGTGATTTTATCACGGAATACACGGGTGAAATCATTGATTTGCCCGAAGCGATCAAACGCGAAAAAGCCCGGCAGGAGCGCAAAGCCCGCGGCGAGGAGTGTTGCGATTATTTGTATCTGGTGGATGACGACATGATCATCGACGGACGCGACTCCGGCAACGTGGCGCGGCTGATCAATCACTCTTGCGAGGCCAACTGTCGCTCCGATGTGCTCGATGATCGGGTGTGGATCATCGCGGCGCAGGACATCGCGGCGGGCGAAGAACTGACCTTCGATTACAGTTACACGTTTCGTGACGGGCTGGGGCATCCCTGCCGGTGCGGCGCGGCGTCCTGTCTCGGCTACATTGTGGCGAAACACCAACGCTGGCGAGTGCGGCGGTGGTTGAAGCAGCAACCGGAATTTGCGCGGCCGACGCAGGCTTTACCGCAACGTCGCCGCCGCGCGAAGATCGCTGGAAAGGAATCTTGA
- a CDS encoding energy transducer TonB has translation MSANSTLTAIDLDPSSSFGRRMLKWAAGVTTSMGILFVLAHVQRTEIVEPAPPIQDLRTVVLEEPPPPPPEIATKEPPPPTVLDLEPLPSDNIIKISVAPLTYEIPLPEANPELEISLDAFRPDAVDRDDNPNHVFQFREVDQRPVIIHRKKPDVPYSLLREVKDPRVVVSMVVTRGGGARDISLVQSSGNNSLDKIVVEALSEWRFRPAIRNGATVNCLVIQSIVIKPPRGGSPFTI, from the coding sequence ATGTCCGCCAACTCCACGCTTACCGCCATCGATCTCGACCCGTCGTCGAGCTTCGGGCGCCGCATGCTCAAATGGGCTGCGGGCGTGACCACGAGTATGGGTATCCTCTTCGTGCTCGCCCACGTGCAACGCACCGAGATCGTCGAACCGGCCCCGCCCATCCAGGACCTGCGCACCGTGGTGCTCGAAGAACCCCCGCCACCACCACCCGAGATCGCGACCAAGGAACCACCGCCGCCCACGGTGCTCGATTTGGAGCCTCTGCCTTCCGATAACATCATCAAAATCAGCGTGGCTCCACTCACCTACGAGATCCCGCTGCCGGAAGCCAATCCCGAGCTGGAAATCTCCCTCGACGCGTTCCGTCCCGACGCCGTCGATCGCGACGACAACCCCAACCACGTTTTCCAATTCCGCGAGGTCGACCAGCGTCCGGTCATCATCCACCGCAAGAAACCCGACGTGCCCTACTCGCTGCTCCGCGAGGTGAAGGACCCGCGCGTCGTCGTCAGCATGGTCGTGACGCGTGGTGGCGGCGCCCGCGACATCAGCCTCGTCCAATCGTCCGGCAACAACTCGTTGGATAAAATCGTCGTCGAAGCCCTCTCCGAATGGCGTTTCCGCCCGGCCATCCGCAACGGCGCGACGGTCAACTGCCTCGTCATCCAATCCATCGTGATCAAGCCCCCGCGCGGCGGCTCGCCGTTCACCATCTAG
- a CDS encoding tetratricopeptide repeat protein — protein MSARPLLFATSLALSSVATLAQSDDPTAPQLTPQEQLEQIIGSTAGQPDVDPYQIINESYNFRKEREPDMTAAEFALYERMSSMVETNPTFALQLLETMLGDDQDDSAAFDLALGNMYFSEDRIDDALARYTSAVTKYPEFLRGWVNIGMIHYQRQSWADAANAFAKAVNLGDRDAQTFGLLAFSLRQTGNTLGAEMAFMQAMTANPSDTNWIGGLLELYFINGRHAQSESLVRELVRLEPGKAENWMLYSSLLVSLKRPLEAATQLEIARELGTASPEALGLLGDLYVGLGLIPEAVAAYGAIPGDNEQLGAARLLAYARSMVKDGNLKEARSILAKIPVRADWELAKPRLFANAELAVAEGNWTAAQQAYATILNREPLNPYALLGNGHAYAELGDAARAEFAFENALQVPAAEHRACLELANLALADRRFPRAVQMLNRADALEPSSAIRSQIARINNLAAQ, from the coding sequence ATGTCCGCTCGCCCGCTTCTCTTCGCCACCTCCCTCGCCCTGTCCTCGGTCGCCACTCTCGCGCAATCCGACGACCCGACCGCCCCCCAGCTCACGCCGCAGGAGCAACTCGAACAGATCATCGGCTCCACGGCCGGTCAGCCCGACGTCGATCCCTACCAGATCATCAACGAGTCGTATAACTTTCGCAAAGAGCGCGAGCCCGACATGACCGCCGCCGAATTCGCGCTTTACGAACGCATGTCGAGCATGGTCGAGACCAACCCCACCTTTGCCCTGCAACTGCTCGAGACCATGCTCGGTGACGATCAGGATGACAGCGCCGCGTTCGACCTCGCGCTCGGCAACATGTATTTCTCCGAGGACCGCATCGACGATGCCCTCGCCCGCTACACCAGCGCCGTCACCAAGTATCCCGAATTCCTGCGCGGCTGGGTCAACATCGGCATGATCCACTACCAGCGCCAAAGCTGGGCCGATGCCGCCAACGCTTTCGCCAAAGCCGTCAATCTCGGCGACCGCGACGCCCAGACCTTTGGCCTGCTCGCCTTCAGCCTGCGCCAGACCGGCAACACGCTCGGCGCCGAGATGGCGTTCATGCAGGCCATGACCGCCAATCCCTCCGATACCAACTGGATCGGCGGCCTGCTCGAACTCTACTTCATCAACGGCCGTCACGCGCAGTCCGAATCTCTCGTGCGCGAGCTCGTGCGTCTCGAACCCGGCAAAGCCGAAAACTGGATGCTCTACTCCAGTCTGCTCGTCTCGCTCAAACGTCCCCTCGAAGCCGCCACGCAACTCGAGATCGCCCGCGAACTCGGCACCGCCAGCCCGGAAGCCCTGGGCCTGCTCGGCGACCTCTACGTCGGTCTCGGACTCATTCCCGAAGCCGTCGCCGCCTACGGAGCCATTCCCGGTGACAACGAACAACTCGGCGCGGCCCGCCTCCTCGCCTACGCCCGTTCCATGGTCAAGGACGGCAACCTCAAGGAAGCTCGCAGTATCCTCGCCAAAATCCCCGTGCGCGCCGATTGGGAACTCGCCAAACCACGCCTCTTCGCCAACGCCGAACTCGCCGTGGCCGAAGGAAACTGGACCGCCGCACAACAAGCCTACGCCACCATTCTCAATCGCGAGCCCCTCAACCCCTACGCCCTGCTCGGCAACGGCCACGCTTACGCCGAACTCGGTGACGCCGCCCGGGCGGAGTTTGCCTTCGAAAACGCCCTCCAAGTCCCCGCCGCCGAACACCGCGCCTGCCTCGAACTCGCCAACCTCGCCCTGGCCGACCGCCGTTTCCCGCGCGCCGTGCAAATGCTCAATCGCGCCGACGCTCTCGAACCGTCGTCCGCCATCCGCTCCCAGATCGCCCGCATCAACAACCTCGCCGCTCAGTAA
- a CDS encoding MotA/TolQ/ExbB proton channel family protein, which translates to MSRFNLGRAAGLALLLLTGAAVAGAQEATAKYDAGLRKIATEYTKRIETATAGLNDARVRIASEKVPLLNDMRAVEDKILNLRAELGSIRINTADFANDRTRREHEANAQKLNISYFAGTASEGLSTLSSTLGNIEMGDWSARVDDLRNRLDPIGGTPDIDAAVETAELMATRVETLLGGFTTPGMAVTSEAHELVQGRFAYFGPETFFVADGADGPAGTVRARDEGAAPLVYALSGWDKADADALVTGRATTLPADVSGGKALQLRQSQGDWIDHINKGGIVGYAILGLGLFALITALLKLLDLNNLSVDAPSATTPLLKHVAETGQPGAEPLLAGLRKTSGELFATGVRNMRKPKEVIEEHLHGFILRERLHHERWLPMLAVIAAASPLLGLLGTVVGMVKTFTLITVFGTGNAGKLSSGISEALVTTELGLTVAIPTLVIHGFLSYRTQKNLSLLERYAVEFVTATEDKRVAESAPDA; encoded by the coding sequence ATGAGCCGCTTCAACCTGGGCCGCGCCGCCGGACTGGCCTTGTTGCTGCTGACCGGTGCGGCCGTCGCGGGGGCCCAGGAGGCCACCGCCAAATACGACGCCGGGCTGCGCAAGATCGCGACGGAATATACGAAGCGCATCGAGACCGCGACGGCAGGCCTCAACGACGCGCGGGTGCGTATCGCCTCCGAAAAAGTGCCGCTGCTCAATGACATGCGGGCCGTCGAGGACAAGATCCTCAACCTGCGCGCCGAACTGGGCAGCATCCGCATCAACACGGCCGACTTCGCCAACGATCGCACTCGCCGCGAACACGAGGCCAACGCCCAAAAGCTCAACATCAGTTACTTCGCCGGCACCGCCAGCGAGGGGCTCTCCACCCTCTCCAGCACGCTCGGCAACATTGAAATGGGCGATTGGTCCGCGCGCGTCGACGACTTGCGCAACCGGCTCGATCCCATCGGCGGCACACCCGACATCGACGCCGCCGTGGAAACCGCCGAGCTCATGGCCACCCGCGTCGAAACCTTGCTCGGTGGCTTTACCACGCCGGGCATGGCCGTGACCTCCGAGGCCCACGAACTCGTGCAGGGCCGCTTTGCCTACTTCGGTCCGGAGACCTTTTTCGTGGCCGACGGCGCCGACGGTCCGGCCGGCACCGTGCGCGCCCGCGACGAGGGCGCCGCGCCACTCGTCTACGCCCTCTCCGGCTGGGACAAGGCCGACGCCGACGCCCTGGTGACCGGTCGGGCCACGACGCTCCCTGCTGATGTTTCCGGCGGCAAAGCCCTGCAATTGCGCCAAAGCCAGGGCGACTGGATCGATCACATCAACAAGGGCGGCATCGTCGGCTACGCGATTCTCGGACTCGGCTTATTCGCGCTGATCACGGCCCTGTTGAAACTGCTCGATCTCAACAACCTCTCCGTCGATGCGCCCAGCGCCACGACCCCGTTGCTCAAGCACGTCGCCGAAACCGGTCAACCTGGGGCCGAGCCTCTGTTGGCCGGGCTGCGCAAGACCAGCGGTGAGCTGTTCGCCACGGGCGTGCGCAACATGAGGAAACCCAAGGAGGTCATCGAAGAACATCTTCATGGGTTCATCCTCCGCGAACGCCTGCACCATGAGCGCTGGTTGCCCATGTTGGCCGTCATCGCCGCCGCCTCCCCGTTGCTGGGATTGCTCGGCACGGTGGTCGGCATGGTCAAAACCTTCACGCTCATCACCGTTTTCGGCACCGGCAACGCCGGGAAGTTGTCGAGTGGTATTTCCGAAGCGCTGGTCACGACCGAGCTCGGTCTCACCGTTGCCATCCCGACGCTGGTCATCCACGGATTCCTCTCCTACCGGACGCAGAAAAATCTGTCCTTGCTCGAACGCTACGCCGTGGAATTCGTCACCGCCACCGAGGACAAGCGGGTCGCCGAATCCGCTCCCGACGCATGA
- a CDS encoding DUF3450 family protein codes for MPASFPRLPRGVFVHCALVAALASSSLADTPLNDVQAAASEWARLRSETSRLETEWVAEREVLAASISGLSVQANQLEIERDTLLAQSKTARDEIAQMTADNVALAARIDRAGVNVDALARRLLALRPALPPRLSAALDLPFRSLAGEGLAAAERMRHTMTILNRCNQFNQTFVLSEEILTVTPGSEPRLLEVLYWGLAQACALDRSGGETFMGRPVNGAWTWEPAPDFAGQAARLIDIHQDTIEPAFVMLPAQIMGGDQ; via the coding sequence ATGCCTGCTTCCTTTCCGCGACTCCCCCGCGGCGTATTCGTTCATTGCGCGCTGGTCGCCGCACTCGCGAGTTCGTCATTAGCCGATACCCCCCTCAACGACGTCCAAGCTGCTGCCTCCGAATGGGCGCGCCTGCGCTCCGAAACCTCCCGCCTCGAAACCGAGTGGGTCGCCGAAAGGGAGGTCCTCGCTGCGTCGATCTCCGGTTTGAGCGTGCAGGCCAACCAACTCGAGATCGAGCGCGACACCTTACTCGCCCAGAGCAAGACGGCGCGGGATGAAATCGCGCAGATGACCGCGGACAACGTCGCCCTAGCTGCGCGGATCGATCGTGCCGGCGTCAATGTCGACGCCCTCGCCCGTCGCCTGCTGGCGCTGCGCCCCGCCTTGCCACCGCGCCTGTCGGCCGCACTCGATCTGCCGTTTCGCAGTCTCGCGGGCGAGGGTCTGGCCGCCGCCGAACGCATGCGGCACACGATGACGATTCTCAACCGTTGCAACCAATTCAACCAGACGTTTGTGCTCTCCGAAGAGATCCTGACCGTTACCCCCGGCAGCGAACCGCGCCTGCTCGAAGTCCTTTACTGGGGACTCGCTCAAGCCTGCGCGCTCGACCGTTCCGGCGGCGAAACCTTCATGGGACGGCCGGTCAATGGCGCGTGGACCTGGGAGCCCGCCCCCGATTTCGCCGGCCAGGCCGCCCGACTGATCGACATCCATCAAGATACCATTGAACCCGCCTTCGTCATGCTGCCGGCGCAGATCATGGGGGGTGACCAATGA
- a CDS encoding alpha-L-arabinofuranosidase C-terminal domain-containing protein: protein MKKLIPLLGALCALTSPLFAQPTVKIDLSATAKDDINPYIYGQFIEHMGRCIYGGIWAEMLEDRKFYFPVTADYSPYRDLTDTAFPVVGASPWEIVGDPAGVTMITENSFVGQHTPRIAEGHGIRQHDLALRAGEDYPGYVWIKPLGDSPATVTVSLSWEGGSAQHTLVVPANGGFIKRDFRFNAPVATEHATLSFVADSGDIMLGTASIMPGDNINGMRADTIALLKDLNGTIYRWPGGNFASGYDWRDGIGDRDRRPPRKNPAWTGVEHNDFGTDEFIAFCREIGTEPSIAANTGFGDAYSAAQWVEYCNGSADTTAGAWRAQNATPVPYDVKYWCVGNEMFGTWQLGFMQISQYVLKHNQVAAAMWAKDPTLQLVSVGELDGINKDNDPEQVRVGKTWSHRMLESSGDYMTQISEHFYSGRTPWTESGEVDLISHVGQIKAAIKAKADGHRELQAKVPELKGKIIPISMDEWNYWHREYEYGELGCVYHMDDALGIAAGLHEYYRQTDIIHLAFYAQTVNVIGAIKTSKTAAEMETTGLVLQLYREHFGTQPITIDPAEVPESLDLSAALSADGRTLTVSIVNPTTKAVSVPLNITRATSGSATRYVIADPDRHAHNTPGQPRVVDIVATTDIDVSQPLEVPAVGLALFTIPLR from the coding sequence ATGAAGAAACTGATCCCGCTGCTGGGTGCCTTGTGCGCCCTTACCTCCCCCTTGTTCGCTCAACCCACCGTGAAAATCGACCTCAGCGCCACGGCCAAAGACGACATCAACCCTTACATCTACGGCCAGTTCATCGAACACATGGGTCGCTGTATCTACGGCGGCATCTGGGCCGAAATGCTCGAAGATCGTAAGTTCTATTTCCCGGTCACGGCGGACTACTCGCCTTATCGCGACCTCACCGACACCGCCTTCCCCGTCGTCGGAGCCTCCCCGTGGGAGATCGTGGGCGACCCTGCCGGAGTGACCATGATCACGGAGAATTCCTTCGTTGGCCAACACACGCCTCGCATCGCCGAGGGCCACGGCATCCGCCAACACGATCTCGCTCTGCGCGCCGGCGAAGACTACCCGGGCTACGTTTGGATCAAACCGCTCGGTGACTCCCCCGCTACCGTCACCGTCAGCCTCTCCTGGGAAGGCGGCAGCGCCCAGCACACGCTCGTCGTCCCGGCGAATGGTGGCTTCATCAAGCGCGACTTCCGCTTCAACGCCCCGGTTGCGACCGAGCACGCCACCCTCTCGTTTGTCGCCGATTCCGGTGACATCATGCTCGGCACCGCCTCCATCATGCCGGGCGACAACATCAACGGCATGCGGGCCGATACCATCGCGCTCCTCAAGGATCTGAACGGCACCATCTACCGCTGGCCCGGCGGCAACTTCGCTTCCGGTTACGACTGGCGCGATGGCATCGGCGATCGCGATCGTCGTCCGCCCCGCAAAAACCCCGCCTGGACCGGCGTCGAACACAACGACTTCGGCACCGATGAATTCATCGCCTTCTGCCGCGAGATCGGCACCGAACCTTCCATCGCTGCCAACACCGGTTTCGGTGACGCCTACTCCGCCGCCCAATGGGTCGAGTATTGCAACGGTTCCGCCGATACCACCGCCGGTGCCTGGCGCGCTCAAAACGCCACCCCCGTGCCCTACGACGTCAAATACTGGTGCGTCGGCAACGAGATGTTCGGCACCTGGCAGCTCGGCTTCATGCAAATCTCCCAATATGTGCTGAAGCACAATCAGGTCGCCGCCGCCATGTGGGCCAAGGACCCCACCCTGCAGCTTGTCTCCGTCGGCGAACTCGACGGCATCAATAAAGATAACGACCCCGAACAAGTCCGCGTCGGCAAGACGTGGTCGCACCGCATGCTCGAATCCAGCGGCGACTACATGACGCAAATTTCGGAGCACTTCTATTCCGGCCGCACCCCGTGGACCGAAAGTGGCGAGGTCGACCTCATTTCTCACGTCGGCCAGATCAAAGCCGCCATCAAGGCCAAGGCCGACGGCCATCGCGAGCTCCAGGCCAAGGTGCCCGAACTCAAGGGCAAGATCATCCCGATCTCCATGGACGAGTGGAACTACTGGCACCGCGAATACGAATACGGCGAACTGGGCTGTGTCTACCATATGGACGACGCCCTCGGCATCGCCGCCGGCCTGCACGAATACTACCGCCAGACCGACATCATCCACCTGGCGTTCTACGCCCAGACCGTGAACGTCATCGGCGCGATCAAGACCAGCAAGACCGCCGCCGAGATGGAGACCACCGGACTCGTCCTCCAACTCTACCGCGAACACTTCGGCACTCAACCGATCACCATCGACCCCGCCGAAGTGCCGGAGTCGCTCGACCTCTCCGCCGCGCTCAGCGCCGACGGCCGCACCCTCACCGTGAGCATCGTAAATCCCACGACGAAGGCCGTGTCCGTGCCCTTGAACATCACCCGGGCCACCTCGGGATCCGCCACGCGCTACGTCATCGCCGACCCGGACCGTCACGCCCACAACACGCCCGGCCAGCCGCGCGTGGTCGACATCGTGGCAACGACGGACATCGACGTGAGCCAACCGCTCGAAGTGCCCGCCGTCGGATTGGCGCTCTTCACGATCCCCCTGCGCTAA